The following nucleotide sequence is from Bacteroidota bacterium.
CCTGCATTCTCCCTTTTATTTGTCATTATTTTCTTTATCATGATCGGATTTTTTATTGTGAATCCGAATGATTCGAAGGTGCTTACACTGTTTGGAAAATATTCGGGGACAGTAGTAGATAACGGATTTTTTTGGGGAAATCCTTTTTATGGAAAGGCAAAAATTTCGTTAAAAGCCAGAACACTGGAAGGTGATAAAATAAAAGTAAACGACAGATTGGGAAATCCGATCATTATCGGTACTGTAATTATTTGGCGTGTTATTGATTCTGCAAAAGCGCGTTTTGAAGTAGAGAATTATGAGATGTATGTAAAATTACAAAGCGATACTGCCGTTCGTCACCTTGCGGGAAGTTATTCTTATGACCATTTTTCTGATGAGGAAGGACAGGAAATTACATTGCGAAGCGGTGGTGATTTTATTAATGGTGAATTAATGAAAGAATTAAAAGACAGACTTGCCTTAGCGGGTGTTGAAGTAATAGAAGCAAGAATTACACATCTTGCTTATGCCGAAGAAATTGCACATGCCATGTTGCAGCGTCAGCAAGCAACTGCGGTTGTTGCAGCAAGAACTAAAATTGTGGAAGGTGCAGTTGGTATGGTGCATTTAGCATTGGAAAAATTAAAGAAAGAAGGAATTGTTGATCTTGATGAAGATAAAAAAGCAGCTATGGTCAGCAATTTATTAGTGGTGTTGTGCAGCGATAAAGCAGCGAATCCGGTGGTAAATACCGGCACATTATATCATTAAAATAAATTATAAAATTCTCCGGCAGAATTAAATGTTTTGCCGGAGAATAATTTTGGGGTTTTTAATTTCCATTATGGATCATATAGAAGAACAACAACTGCAAAGTAAATTTTTATTGGTCATATTTTTTGTAAGTGCAATTTCAGTGATCACAGGAATGGTATCTGCAATACGAAACAATAATATGCAGGGAGGAAGTTTTTTAAATATGATCTGGTTATGTATTATTCT
It contains:
- a CDS encoding SPFH domain-containing protein, with the translated sequence MIVNKTTKTASGYLMLFVFFLMIVGNLYLMLTYHPAFSLLFVIIFFIMIGFFIVNPNDSKVLTLFGKYSGTVVDNGFFWGNPFYGKAKISLKARTLEGDKIKVNDRLGNPIIIGTVIIWRVIDSAKARFEVENYEMYVKLQSDTAVRHLAGSYSYDHFSDEEGQEITLRSGGDFINGELMKELKDRLALAGVEVIEARITHLAYAEEIAHAMLQRQQATAVVAARTKIVEGAVGMVHLALEKLKKEGIVDLDEDKKAAMVSNLLVVLCSDKAANPVVNTGTLYH